One Lentimicrobiaceae bacterium genomic window, TTTAATATCTCGACAGACTTTGCCGGAATACAACTCTCACACCGAAATGCCCAAAACTCAATTATAAAAGGTACAGAATTCTTGTTTTTGAGATTTAAACACCGGCTTTATATCCGATAGGGATTAATTATGCCCGACAAAACTCAAGGCATTGTAAGATTTCGAAAATCAATATAAATATACCATTTTAAAACGGTTTATTTCATTTTACCAGCTCAATTATTTAATTACGGTAAATTGGCAAGCAGGTGCCTGACAAAGCAACGGCTTCAGATCACATGACATCAATACTCATACAAATTGCAAGTATAATTACGATTGATGCCTTGCCAGACAATACTCCCGGACGATTATTCCCAACATCCGGATATTTACTTTTACAGATAAAAAAAAGGCAATCTTTGTCTGACTGCCTTTTTTTAAGACTTTGGAAGAGATTAATGTCCCCCGGCACCTTCAGGTTGCCTGAATTTATCGTCAGTTTTTTCAATAATCATGCGATAGTATGATTCATCATAACCAGGAAATTTAACTATCGGATTTTGATTATCACCATCCTTCACCTTCACATTCCCGTCGAGGAACTTAGTAAACAAATGCCTGTATAATTCCTTCCATCTGGCAACAGTACTGTTTCCCTGATTTACAGAATAATCTGTTAAAAACTCAAGCGCACTTGCGGGGTTAGTTTGATATAGTTCGAGGGCGGCTTTATCTACTACCGGAGTATATGCGATAAACTTTCCCTCAAGCGCAGATTGCACTTTTTGAATATCTACAATCATATCTTTGTAACGAGTATAGGCCAGATTTGAAACCTGGTTAAAGACCCAAAAAGCTGCATCATCACTAAATTCCATCATTCTTCCATTGCCAACGGCATAAGATTCTGGCACCTTAGTAATTCCACAATACATAGGAACGTAAACTGTTGAATAGGTATCATCAACTCCAAACCAGAGAATTCCTCCGATAGGATTAGGCAACCAGCCTCTTGACTGGGCAACAAACGAGAAACCTGTTTGTTGGGTTGAAATAGCTCTTTCGTGAAAGTAACCTACGCCATCAACCTTCCATGTCATTGGCCTCCAGCGGACAATTGACTGGTAGGGGCCGGCTCCGATGTCTTTGGTCATATCCAGATCGGTGCCCTGATAATAATCTCTCATCATTCCCATTACATCACTCACACTAAGTTTCTTATCTGGTTTAATCCAAAGAGGCATGCGGTTTTTTAAATCATGGCCTTTGGCATATTCCAGATATTTATCCATTCCGCTTCCAACCTTATTAAAACCAGCCCAAACTCTGGCTTCGCAAAAGCGGGCTCCCCCAAAATCAACCGGGGCATAGGTATCTGAAAAGCTAAAATCTTTATCCTCGCCATTAAAATACCCTTTTTCGCGGGCGAAACTAATGACATCGGGAGCGTAAATACAGTTTTCCGGATCATTTAACGGAAATGTAGTAATTCTGGCCTGATTGGCATGTCCTGAAATATAACCATCAGGTATGCGTCTGGCAACCCATACAGCTCCTTTGTTGTAAACAGTACGGATTCTTCCCCGCTTGTCTTTTACCGAAGAAGGTGAGCCTTTGCCAATCATTTCAAGAATCCATACTTCATTAGGGTCAGCAATTGAAAACGACTCGCCTGAACTGTAATAACCATATTCAGCAACCAGTTCGCCCATAATACGAATAGCTTCTCTGGCTGTTTTAGCGCGCTGGAGAGTCAGATACATAAGGCTGCCATAATCAATAATGCCTGTTGTATCAACCAGCTCTTCCTTACCACCATATGTGGTTTCGCCAATAGAAACCTGAAATTCATTCATATTCCCAACCACTGAAAAGGTATGAGAAACCTGTTTTATTTTTCCCAGATATTTTCCCGTATCCCATTCATAAACATCAACCATTTCGCCTGCAGGATAATCGGCTGCTGGTCTGAAATACAACTCGCCATAAAGAACGTGGGAATCAGCAGCATAGGTAATCATGGTTGACCCATCGGCAGAAGCGCCTTTGGTAATTAAAAAATTAGTACATGCAACCGCATGACTGAAAACCGATGTTAAGGCAAGCAAAACAAGGGTAAGAAAGCTCAATTTTCGCATAATGAATAATTATTAAATTTTTAGTATTGACCATTCAAAAACATTCCTGAAAGCAACATTTTCATACAATTGAAAACCAATTGATTTTATTGCATTCGGGCGGCCAAAATACAAAAAAAATATGGAGACAGAGATAAAGTAATCATCATAAGCTTCATTTTATTCGGCCTGGAACTGAGCTCTATTATTCAAATGAATACTATATTTGCGCTGAACATTTGCAAATCCGGATTGTTTGTTAAATTTGTCACTTTCATATCATACAAATTAATTATGGCCGAAACTATCACCGGTAAAATTTCCCAAATCATTGGACCTGTTGTTGACGTAGCATTTGAACAGGACGGAAAATTACCTAACATTTACGATGCGCTTGAAGTTACAAATGATGATGGTCACACCATTGTGCTTGAATGCCAGCAAGACATAGGCGAAAGCACAGTACGAACCATAGCCATGGACTCAACCGACGGGTTGCGCAGGGGGCTTCCGGTTATTTCACTCGGCAGGCCTATTTCAATGCCAGTGGGCGAAGATGTTAAAGGCCGGTTATTTAATGTAATAGGAACTCCAATTGACGGGTTAAAGAAAGTGTCAGGCGAACACAGCTACGCCATTCACAGAGAAGCCCCGAAATTTGAAAACCTTACGACTCAAAAAGAAGTATTGTATACAGGAATAAAAGTTATTGACCTTATTGAACCCTATTCAAAGGGAGGTAAAATTGGTTTGTTTGGTGGTGCCGGTGTTGGTAAAACCGTAATCATCATGGAACTGATTAACAATATTGCCAAGCGTTATTCCGGCATGTCCGTATTTTCTGGTGTTGGTGAACGCACCCGCGAAGGAAACGATTTGTTACGTGAAATGATAGAATCAGGAGTTATTCGCTATGGCGATGCCTTTACCGAAGGTATGGAAAAAGGCGAATGGGATCTTGACAAGGTTGACATGAATGAATTATTGAAATCTCAGGCCACTTTGGTGTTCGGTCAGATGAATGAACCTCCCGGAGCTCGTGCCAGGGTTGCTCTTTCAGGACTGACAATGGCTGAATATTTCCGGGACGGAGACGATAAAAGCGGTGGTCGTGATATATTATTTTTCGTCGACAATATCTTTCGCTTTACACAGGCAGGCTCTGAAGTGTCAGCATTGCTCGGCCGTATGCCATCAGCTGTAGGATACCAACCCACCCTGGCTACTGAAATGGGAATCATGCAGGAGCGCATTACTTCTACTAAAAGAGGATCCATTACATCGGTGCAGGCCGTGTATGTACCTGCCGACGACCTAACAGATCCTGCCCCTGCAACTACTTTTGCACATCTTGATGCTACTACCGTATTAAGCAGAAAAATTGCAGAATTAGGAATTTATCCGGCTGTTGATCCCCTTGACTCAACTTCACGAATCCTTTCACCTGATGTTGTTGGTGAAGACCATTACAATACAGCCCTCAGGGTAAAAGAAATATTACAGCGCTACAAAGAGCTTCAGGATATTATTGCAATTCTTGGTATGGATGAGCTTTCAGAAGAAGACAAGCTGGTAGTTACCCGTGCACGCCGTGTTCAGCGCTTTTTATCACAACCATTTCATGTGGCCACTCAATTTACTGGAATACCCGGAACATTTGTTTCCATTGAAGACACTATAAAAGGATTTAAAATGATTCTTGATGGTGAAATGGATGAATATCCCGAAGCCGCTTTCAACCTTGTTGGAACAATTGAAGAAGCCATTGAAAAGGGCAAGAAAATGCTCGAGAGTAAGTAATTTTATTAACCCTGAATGTTAAAAATGACGCTGGAAATAATCACCCCTGACCAAATCCTGTTCAACGGAGAAGTGAAACTGGTTCAATTACCGGGCAAATCAGGTTCTTTTGAAGTTCTTGACAATCACGCCCCTATGATAGCCTCGCTTAAAAAAGGCAGGATAAGGATTATTGAACCGGACAAGAGCACACGTGAAATAGAAATTAACGGAGGAACCATTAAGGTGCAGGATAACAAGGTTTTAATACTTGCCAGTTAAAGAATTCATCATTATAAATAAAAAAAACCGACAAATTACTGTCGGTTTTTTTTGTGGTATCGGCCGGGATCGAACCAGCGACACATGGATTTTCAGTCCATTGCTCTACCGACTGAGCTACGATACCGGTTAAGCGGTTGCAAAGTTACGTAAGAAATTTTCATTTTAACAAATATTTTAATAATATTTCTTGAACAAGGGCTAAAATCAGGTACTTTTGCTGCCCTGTTGACACGCACAATGCGTGAATATCAAGAAATTATCTAAAGATAAAAAAATCAAGTTCAAGCATGAATTTTATTCAGGAACCTGACAAACTGGTAATTGACCTGGGAAATTCCAGGGTAAAAGTGGCCACTTTTACCAATGGAGTGCTTGATGTGCTTAACATTATTGAGAATCCCACACCTGAAAAACTGGCCAAACTTGATTTCAGCACTCATGCCTTTAAAGCAGCAATTATCAGTTCTGTTGCTGGAGATCCTCAACCTTATCTGAAACTCTTTCCTGACATTCAATGGATCGTGTTGGATCACCACACACCTTTGCCGATAGTAAACAAATACCTGACGCCCGACACATTGGGCAAAGATCGGATTGCGGCTGTAATTGGTGCAAATCAAATGTTTCACAACTCCAATGTGCTCGTAATTGATGCAGGCACAGCAATTACCTACGATTTCGTAAATTGTAAAGGCGAATACCTGGGAGGAAGCATCTCCCCCGGCATGCATATTCGTTTTAAAGCGCTGAATACTTTTACACAACGCTTGCCGTTATTAAAAAAACAAGAAATTGATTTTTTAACAGGAAGGAATACCGAAGAATCTATTTTATCAGGTGTAATCAATGGAATACGTCTTGAAATTGACGGTATAATTGAAGAATACAAACAAACCTGGCCTAATCTGAAAACAATTCTTACAGGAGGAGACACGATTTATTTTGAAAAAATCCTGAAAAATAACATCTTTGCAGTGCCAAATCTGGTTCTGAATGGTTTAAAACTAATACTCGATTATAACTTTGAAAAGTAAACACATTACAAAACTGCTGGCAATACTGGCTTTTGTTACAATAAGCGGTCAGATTTCTGCCCAAAACAGAATAAGTTCTCCCTATTCAAGATTTGGCATCGGAGATCTATTGAGCAACAACGGGGTTTTCAATATGGCCATGGGAGGAATCTCATACGGCGTTTATTCCCCCTACTTTGTCAATAACTCTAACCCTGCCTCCTACGTAGCATTTGATTCTCTTTCATTTATTTTTGATGTAGGCGCTTTTGCCAAACTTTCAACGTTAAGCAATCAAAACATCAGTCAAAAAGCCAACTTTGCCTCTCTGGGAAATCTGAAGTTTGGCTTCCCTGTTACCAAATGGTGGAAAAGCAGCTTCGGATTACAGCCTTACAGCATGACCGGCTACAGCATGCTCGACAGCCAAGTGGATGCAAATCAGGGAAATGTAAATTTCCTTTATGAAGGAGATGGAGGAATCAGCCAGTTTTATTTCGGCAACAGCTATTCTCTTACCCGCAACCTGAGCGTTGGATTCAACCTGTCTTATCTGTTCGGCACTTTGAACAAATCAAGCAGAAGCGAATTTCCTGACTCATTGTTAAAATTAAATTACAATGTTCTGAACTCTGCAAAGGTTCACGATGTTTATCTTGATTATGGGTTATTTTTTCATAAACAACTGGCATCGGGCTTACAATACAATGCCGGGCTTGTGTTCAGCACTAATTCAAACATCAGTGCCACAGAAAACCGGTTGGGATACACATACTTCATCGGAAGTACAGGCGTTGAGCTGATTCGCGACACCGTACTCAACGAACCGGAAGTTAAAGGAAACATACTATTACCTGCTAACGCTGGATTCGGATTTTCGTTAGGAAAAACTGATAAATGGATGGCAGGAGCTGATATTCAATGGCAACAATGGGAAAAATTTAAATATTTCGGCGTTAGTGACTCACTGAAAAACAGTCTGAGAATTTCGGTCGGAGGCTCGTACACCCCTTCCATAACAACAGTTTCAGGGTACTGGCAAAGAATCACCTACCGCGCAGGATTAAAGTATTCTTCAAGTTATCTTGAATTGCGCGGAAAGAATATTGACGAGTTTGGCATAAGTCTTGGTGTAGGATTACCACTACCACGTACAAGGTCAACCATTAATCTGGCAGCAGAGTTTGGCACACGCGGTACAACTTCAAATAATCTGATAAAAGACAACTATGTAAAATTCACACTTGGTCTTTCAATTTTTGAGAGATGGTTCATTATCAGAAAATACGATTGATAAATTAATTTTAAAAACAACTACTATGAAAAAGGGCGTCAAAGCGGTAATTCTTCTGTTGGTCATAAGCCTGTTTCCTTTAAGTTTTGCATTTGCTCAGGCGGATGAAGAATCAGATTCACAAAGCACAGTTTCCGGTCCGAAATATGGTACTGATTCTGTATCTTGTGTTATGCATCTTTCACTATACCGCGAGTTTTACAAACAAAAAAATTACAAGGATGCATACAACCATTGGAAATGGGTTTTCAATAATTGCCCGGTAGCAAGTCAAAACACCTATATTGATGGTGCAAAACTGGTTACTGCAAAAATTGACGAAAACAAAGACGCAACCATGCGCAATAAACTCATTGACACTCTGATGATGGTTTACGATCAGAGAATCAAGTATTTTGGTCGTGAAGGATACGTGCTTGGACGCAAAGGCATTGATTTGTTCACCTATCAGCCTGAAAAAACCGAACAAATCTACCAGATCCTGAAAAAATCCGTTGACCTTTCCGGAAACAAAGCAGAAGGAGCTTCTTTGGTTTACTATTTCAGAAGCATCATCGGTATGGTTGACCTGAATAAACTTGAGAAATCATCAATTGTTGACGGCTACGATGTCATAAGTGGAATTATTGATTTCAATATTTCTCAGAATAGCGCTAATGCCAAGAAACTTGCTTCATGGGAAAACATAAAAGGCAACATCGAATCTACGTTCGAACCTTTTGCCACCTGCCCTGATCTCATTGCCATTTATGAGAAAAAATTCGCTGATACTCCCGATGACGTTGAGCTTCTCAAGAAAATTACAAGTATTCTCGAACGCAAAGACTGTGTAAAATCAGACTTATTCTACAAAGCAACCGAGAATCTTCACAAGCTGGAACCGAGTGCACAATCGGCTTACCTGATGGGAACACTCAATTTGAAAAAGGAAAACCTGTCAAAAGCTGCTGAATACATGCAGGAAGCAGCCAATTTATACGAAGATCCTACAGATCAGATAAAAGCCTATGAAATTCTTGCCAACATCAATTTCAACCAACGGAATTATTCTCAGGCACGCTCAAATGCAATGAAAATCCTGCAGATTAATCCTAATTATGGCAAGGCATATATGCTGATTGGCGACCTTTATGCTGCCAGTTCATCCATGTGTACAGGTGACGATTTGGGAGGGAAAACTGTTTTCTGGGCAGCTATTGATAAATATCTCAAAGCAAGAAACGTTGATCCTTCAGTTGAAGCCGACGCAAATGCCAAAATCGCCCAGTATTCAAAACACTTCCCGCCCTCAGGCGACCTGTTTTTCCGCGATTTGATTGAAGGAAATTCATATACAGTTGGATGCTGGATTAATGAAACAACCACCATCAGAGGTAGTAAATAAGTAACCTTTAACCGGTGAAAAACCAAACAAAGAATATACTCATACTTCAGATAACCAAAAGCGTTGCTATAGTTGCTATGGCAACGCTTTTCAGTTGCAAAAACGACATCAGTGAAGTTGCCCGCGTAAACCAGCCCGACACGCTGCCTTCGATGTATGCACGTGAAGTAAAAATAGCAGAAAGTGAAGCTGGCAGAATAAAGTACAACCTCACAGCCCCAATACTCAAAAGGTATGAATCAAACCAGGGCGCTGTTATAAAATTTCCGGAAGGATTTAAGGTTGTTTTCTATGACTCACTCCAGCCCGACAAAATCAGAACTGAAATTACGGCTGAATTTGGCGTCAACAATGAAGCCAAAAAAACCATGGAAGCCAGCAAAAATGTGATTGTTATCAACCATTTAAAGGGCGAAAAACTAAATACAGAACATCTGGTATGGGATCAGAACACTAAAAAAGTTTATTCCGAAAAATTTGTAACCATAACCACACCAGATAAAATACTATACGGCGAAGGCATGGAATCTGATGAAAAATTTGAACGCTGGAGTATAAAAAAACCCCGGGGAGAAATGTATATCAATGAAGACAAATAAGCCCTCAGCTTTTTACGGCATAATTCCTTACATTTGTCATACAATAGCAGAACTGTAAATGGAATTATTGATACCTATCATTATAACCCTTATACTTTCAGCTTTCTTCTCAGGCATGGAGATTGCCTTTGTATCGTCCAATAAACTGAAGATTGAAGTTGATAAAAATAAAGAAATACTTCAGGCCAGAATTTTATCAGGCTTCCTGAAAAAGCAATCAAGGCTAATCGGGGCGCTTTTGCTGGGAAACAATATTGCACTGGTTATTTTTGGCATATATTCAGCCAGGATACTCACACCTCCATTGCAAATGTTCCTGCCACAGGGCCCCGGTGCCGATGCATTGCTGCTCATCATTCAAACCCTGATTTCAACAATAGTAATCCTGCTGTTTGCCGAATTTTTACCCAAAGTCCTGTTCAGAATTAACCCCAATAAAGTACTCAATTTCTTTGCGGTACCCGTTTATGCGTTTTACTTATTGTTTTACCCGTTAATCATTCTGTTTATAGGCTTTTCGGAACTTTTTTTAAGATATTTTTTCAGGGTTAACATTACTCAGCCCGATTACGTTTTCAGCGCCATTGATTTGGATCATTATCTGAAAGAATCCAACGTTAACCAGCCCGATGATCACGACGATCGGCAGGAAATCCAGATGTTTCAGAATGTAAGGGATCTCAGTAACATTAAGCTGAGAGAATGTATGGTGCCCCGCAATGAAATAGCAGCACTGTCTTCAGATGAATCAATTGAAGTTTTGCAAAATTATTTCATTGAAACAGGCCATTCAAAAATATTGATTTACCAGCAGTCTATCGACAATGTGATTGGTTACACACACTCCTATGACCTATTCAAAAAACCGGCGGTTATTGATGAGATAATAAAACCAGTTATGATAGTTCCGGAAACAATGGCTGCCAACAAGCTACTCGAAATGTTTATCAGTGAACGTAAAAGTGTGGCTTTGGTAGTTGATGAATTTGGCGGAACAGCCGGAATGCTCACCATTGAAGATGTAATAGAGGAGATTTTTGGCGAAATCGAAGATGAGTATGACGTAGAGGATTTGATTGACAACCAACTTGACGAAGATGAATTTCTGCTTTCGGGCCGGCTTGAAATAGATTATCTCAATCAAAAATACAAATTCGGATTACCTGAATCAGATGATTACAGTACCCTTGCAGGATTTATCATACATCACCATGAAAGCATTCCGGTAATAAACGATGAAATCCAGATTGGGCCACATCTTTTTACGATTGTTCAGGCATCAGACACCCGCATTGAGCAAGTGCTCTTACGCCTGAATCCATCGTGAAAGGCTAATCACCTGAAATTAAGGCAGCACGAAAATCAGAAAATCTGCAAAAAAGCCGCAAAAATCCTACCGGAATTCCATTTTTATTTTTATCCTATCAGTTTTATTGTAAATTTGCACCCTCTTTCTTTACAGCGATAACAGGCAAAACAAAATAATAAACCCACCCAAATAAAAGCCCTGTTAAACAGCTATTTCCGAACTTTAATATAAAAATAAGATTGTTTTATTTTTGCTTTTTTATTGCATTATTTGTACCTTTGTTGTACCTTGATACGATTACTTGTACCTTGATACAACAAAAATAGGCCATGAAAAAGAAGCAACAGACCTCCGTAACCCTTAGAAAAAGGCTACTTTCAGACAAAAAGAAATACAGTTTGTACCTTGACTTGTACCCCGGAATTGAAGATACAAACACCGGCAAAGTACAAAGGCGTATTTATTTGAATAGTTATATCA contains:
- a CDS encoding HlyC/CorC family transporter, whose product is MELLIPIIITLILSAFFSGMEIAFVSSNKLKIEVDKNKEILQARILSGFLKKQSRLIGALLLGNNIALVIFGIYSARILTPPLQMFLPQGPGADALLLIIQTLISTIVILLFAEFLPKVLFRINPNKVLNFFAVPVYAFYLLFYPLIILFIGFSELFLRYFFRVNITQPDYVFSAIDLDHYLKESNVNQPDDHDDRQEIQMFQNVRDLSNIKLRECMVPRNEIAALSSDESIEVLQNYFIETGHSKILIYQQSIDNVIGYTHSYDLFKKPAVIDEIIKPVMIVPETMAANKLLEMFISERKSVALVVDEFGGTAGMLTIEDVIEEIFGEIEDEYDVEDLIDNQLDEDEFLLSGRLEIDYLNQKYKFGLPESDDYSTLAGFIIHHHESIPVINDEIQIGPHLFTIVQASDTRIEQVLLRLNPS
- the lptC gene encoding LPS export ABC transporter periplasmic protein LptC, which encodes MKNQTKNILILQITKSVAIVAMATLFSCKNDISEVARVNQPDTLPSMYAREVKIAESEAGRIKYNLTAPILKRYESNQGAVIKFPEGFKVVFYDSLQPDKIRTEITAEFGVNNEAKKTMEASKNVIVINHLKGEKLNTEHLVWDQNTKKVYSEKFVTITTPDKILYGEGMESDEKFERWSIKKPRGEMYINEDK
- a CDS encoding type III pantothenate kinase, producing the protein MNFIQEPDKLVIDLGNSRVKVATFTNGVLDVLNIIENPTPEKLAKLDFSTHAFKAAIISSVAGDPQPYLKLFPDIQWIVLDHHTPLPIVNKYLTPDTLGKDRIAAVIGANQMFHNSNVLVIDAGTAITYDFVNCKGEYLGGSISPGMHIRFKALNTFTQRLPLLKKQEIDFLTGRNTEESILSGVINGIRLEIDGIIEEYKQTWPNLKTILTGGDTIYFEKILKNNIFAVPNLVLNGLKLILDYNFEK
- a CDS encoding F0F1 ATP synthase subunit beta, which codes for MAETITGKISQIIGPVVDVAFEQDGKLPNIYDALEVTNDDGHTIVLECQQDIGESTVRTIAMDSTDGLRRGLPVISLGRPISMPVGEDVKGRLFNVIGTPIDGLKKVSGEHSYAIHREAPKFENLTTQKEVLYTGIKVIDLIEPYSKGGKIGLFGGAGVGKTVIIMELINNIAKRYSGMSVFSGVGERTREGNDLLREMIESGVIRYGDAFTEGMEKGEWDLDKVDMNELLKSQATLVFGQMNEPPGARARVALSGLTMAEYFRDGDDKSGGRDILFFVDNIFRFTQAGSEVSALLGRMPSAVGYQPTLATEMGIMQERITSTKRGSITSVQAVYVPADDLTDPAPATTFAHLDATTVLSRKIAELGIYPAVDPLDSTSRILSPDVVGEDHYNTALRVKEILQRYKELQDIIAILGMDELSEEDKLVVTRARRVQRFLSQPFHVATQFTGIPGTFVSIEDTIKGFKMILDGEMDEYPEAAFNLVGTIEEAIEKGKKMLESK
- a CDS encoding C69 family dipeptidase: MRKLSFLTLVLLALTSVFSHAVACTNFLITKGASADGSTMITYAADSHVLYGELYFRPAADYPAGEMVDVYEWDTGKYLGKIKQVSHTFSVVGNMNEFQVSIGETTYGGKEELVDTTGIIDYGSLMYLTLQRAKTAREAIRIMGELVAEYGYYSSGESFSIADPNEVWILEMIGKGSPSSVKDKRGRIRTVYNKGAVWVARRIPDGYISGHANQARITTFPLNDPENCIYAPDVISFAREKGYFNGEDKDFSFSDTYAPVDFGGARFCEARVWAGFNKVGSGMDKYLEYAKGHDLKNRMPLWIKPDKKLSVSDVMGMMRDYYQGTDLDMTKDIGAGPYQSIVRWRPMTWKVDGVGYFHERAISTQQTGFSFVAQSRGWLPNPIGGILWFGVDDTYSTVYVPMYCGITKVPESYAVGNGRMMEFSDDAAFWVFNQVSNLAYTRYKDMIVDIQKVQSALEGKFIAYTPVVDKAALELYQTNPASALEFLTDYSVNQGNSTVARWKELYRHLFTKFLDGNVKVKDGDNQNPIVKFPGYDESYYRMIIEKTDDKFRQPEGAGGH
- the atpC gene encoding ATP synthase F1 subunit epsilon, with product MTLEIITPDQILFNGEVKLVQLPGKSGSFEVLDNHAPMIASLKKGRIRIIEPDKSTREIEINGGTIKVQDNKVLILAS